Proteins from a single region of Macrotis lagotis isolate mMagLag1 chromosome 2, bilby.v1.9.chrom.fasta, whole genome shotgun sequence:
- the LOC141515037 gene encoding solute carrier family 26 member 10-like, with protein sequence MSESPSTASCPVLGEESDPVASPGSEAVSGVLSPLTEALFQRHFGDAEQSLAPLPDQLLRGFRDKLIRTCSRREAWRLLRARLPPLTWLPQYPWRTWLLGDAVAGVTVGVVHVPQGMAFALLTSVPPVFGLYTSFFPVLIYTFLGTGRHLSTGTFAVLSLMTGSAVENLVPEPPGGNLSSAEKMQLELQRVGAAAAVAFWSGALMLGMFALQLGFLSTFLSEPVVKALTSGAAVHVLVSQLQSLLGLAFPRQIGYFALFKTLAAVLTALPQSSPAELTISALSLALLVPVKELNVRFRERLPTPIPGEVFMVLLASLLCFTSSLDTRYNVQIVGSLPVGFPQPLIPSLSTLPMVLAYSLPIALVTFAVSVSLASIYADKHRYTINPNQELLAHGVSNLVSSLFSCFPSSATLATTSLLADAGGHTQLAGLFSCAVVLAVLLWLGPLFYYLPKAVLACINISSMRQMFFQMQELPQLWHISKMDFAVWLVTWVAVVALSVDLGLAIGVIFSMMTVVCRTQRIQCLVLGQVKGRELFCPVKENSKLCQVPGLRIFRYPAPLYFGTRGRFRQTMGQLLGLERQDEDSAKTHMSVETGEELVQVVILDCSAIIFVDVAGARELVQLASQCSAARIHLLLAQCNAPVIGTLTRAGLLDILTPEQLFVSVQDAAAHALERLLKEPLTSKTCMVWV encoded by the exons ATGAGTGAGTCGCCTAGCACCGCGTCCTGTCCGGTGTTGGGAGAGGAGTCGGACCCAGTGGCCAGTCCTGGGTCCGAAGCAGTATCTGGGGTTCTAAGTCCTCTTACCGAGGCGCTGTTCCAGAGGCACTTTGGGGACGCCGAGCAAAGTCTGGCTCCTTTACCTGATCAACTGCTGCGGGGCTTTCGGGACAAACTGATCCGGACCTGCTCCCGAAGGGAGGCGTGGAGGCTGCTCCGGGCCCGGTTGCCTCCCCTGACCTGGCTGCCTCAGTACCCCTGGAGGACCTGGTTGCTCGGAGACGCGGTAGCCGGAGTCACCGTGGGCGTAGTGCATGTACCGCAGG GCATGGCCTTTGCCCTCCTAACCTCCGTGCCCCCCGTATTTGGACTCTATACCTCCTTTTTTCCTGTCCTCATCTACACCTTCCTGGGTACAGGAAGACACCTGTCCACCG GAACCTTTGCAGTCCTCAGCCTCATGACAGGTTCAGCTGTAGAGAACCTGGTCCCGGAGCCCCCCGGGGGCAACCTGAGCTCGGCAGAGAAAATGCAGCTGGAGCTGCAGAGGGTTGGGGCGGCGGCAGCGGTCGCCTTCTGGAGCGGGGCGCTGATG CTAGGGATGTTCGCGCTGCAGCTGGGTTTCCTGTCCACCTTCCTGTCGGAGCCCGTGGTCAAGGCTCTCACCAGTGGGGCGGCGGTGCACGTGCTTGTATCCCAACTGCAGAGTCTCCTGGGACTGGCCTTTCCCCGACAGATCGGCTACTTTGCCCTCTTCAAg ACGCTGGCCGCGGTGCTTACTGCGCTGCCCCAGAGCAGTCCGGCTGAATTGACCATCTCAGCCCTTAGCCTGGCACTACTGGTGCCGGTCAAAGAACTGAACGTGAGATTCCGAGAAAGACTGCCTACCCCGATCCCAGGAGAGGTTTTCATG gTGCTCTTGGCCTCTCTTCTCTGCTTTACCTCTTCTCTGGACACCAGATACAATGTGCAAATCGTTGGGTCACTGCCAGTTGG GTTCCCCCAGCCCTTGATACCATCTCTGTCTACATTGCCCATGGTTCTTGCCTACTCCCTTCCAATTGCGCTGGTTACATTTGCTGTATCAGTGTCTCTGGCTTCAATCTATGCAGACAAGCACAGATATACCATCAACCCTAACCAG GAGCTCCTGGCTCATGGTGTCTCCAATCTGGTCTCCTCACTCTTCTCCTGCTTCCCCAGCTCAGCCACATTAGCTACAACCAGTTTGCTAGCAGATGCAGGGGGACACACACAG ctTGCAGGCCTCTTCTCTTGTGCAGTTGTGTTAGCAGTGCTACTGTGGTTGGGACCTCTTTTCTACTATCTACCCAAG GCTGTCCTTGCCTGCATCAACATTTCCAGCATGCGCCAGATGTTCTTCCAGATGCAGGAATTACCCCAATTGTGGCATATCAGCAAGATGGATTTT GCAGTGTGGCTGGTCACATGGGTAGCTGTAGTGGCTTTGAGTGTGGACTTGGGCCTCGCCATAGGTGTAATCTTCTCCATGATGACTGTAGTCTGCCGGACACAGAG GATACAGTGTCTGGTGCTTGGacaagtaaagggaagagaactATTCTGTCcagtcaaagaaaattctaag CTCTGTCAGGTTCCTGGACTACGAATCTTCAGATATCCTGCCCCTCTCTATTTTGGAACCAGAGGCAGGTTTCGTCAAACCATGGGGCAGCTGCTGGGGTTAGAGAGACAAGATGAG GACTCTGCAAAGACACATATGTCAGTTGAGACAG GAGAGGAACTTGTTCAAGTTGTCATCCTAGACTGCAGTGCTATCATCTTTGTGGATGTGGCTGGAGCACGGGAGTTGgtgcag CTGGCTAGTCAGTGCAGTGCAGCCAGGATTCACCTCCTCTTGGCTCAGTGTAATG CCCCTGTGATAGGGACACTAACCAGAGCTGGGCTCCTGGACATATTAACCCCAGAGCAACTTTTTGTGAGTGTCCAAGATGCTGCTGCCCATGCACTGGAGAGGTTGCTGAAG gAGCCTCTGACCTCAAAGACTTGCATGGTCTGGGTGTGA